In one Pseudomonas sp. R84 genomic region, the following are encoded:
- the astA gene encoding arginine N-succinyltransferase has protein sequence MIVRPVRSSDLAALIDLARSTGTGLTTLPANEERLAHRVGWAEKTFRGEAGRGDADYLFVLEDDDGRVVGISAIAGAVGMREPWYNFRVGLTVSASQELNIYREIPTLFLANDLTGNSELCSLFLHADYRSGLNGRMLSKARMLFIAEFPELFGNKIIAEMRGVSDDAGRSPFWESLGRHFFKMEFSQADYLTGVGNKAFIAELMPKFPLYTCFLSEGARSVIGQVHPDTEPALAMLKGEGFSYQGYVDIFDAGPAIECETGKIRAVRDSEALVLAVGTPGDDATPFIIHNRKREDCRITAAPARLAAGTLVVDPQTAKRLQLNAGDQVRAVALSAARESK, from the coding sequence ATGATTGTTCGTCCCGTACGCAGCAGCGATTTAGCCGCGCTGATCGACCTGGCCCGCAGCACTGGCACCGGCCTGACCACATTGCCGGCTAACGAAGAACGTCTGGCCCATCGGGTCGGCTGGGCCGAGAAGACTTTTCGCGGTGAAGCTGGCCGTGGTGATGCGGACTACCTGTTCGTGCTCGAAGACGACGACGGCCGCGTGGTGGGGATTTCCGCCATTGCTGGCGCGGTCGGTATGCGTGAGCCCTGGTACAACTTCCGTGTCGGCCTGACCGTCAGCGCTTCGCAAGAGCTGAACATCTATCGCGAGATTCCGACGCTGTTCCTGGCCAACGACCTGACCGGTAATTCCGAGCTGTGCTCGCTGTTCCTGCACGCCGATTACCGCAGCGGTCTGAACGGTCGCATGCTGTCGAAGGCGCGGATGCTGTTCATCGCCGAATTCCCTGAACTGTTCGGCAACAAGATCATTGCCGAAATGCGCGGTGTGTCGGATGACGCCGGTCGTTCGCCGTTCTGGGAAAGCCTCGGTCGGCACTTCTTCAAAATGGAATTCAGCCAGGCCGATTACCTCACCGGTGTCGGCAACAAGGCGTTCATCGCTGAGCTGATGCCGAAATTCCCGCTGTACACCTGCTTCCTCTCCGAAGGCGCGCGCAGTGTCATCGGTCAGGTTCACCCGGACACCGAGCCAGCCCTGGCGATGCTCAAGGGCGAAGGGTTCAGCTATCAGGGTTACGTCGACATCTTCGACGCAGGTCCGGCCATCGAATGCGAAACCGGCAAGATCCGCGCCGTGCGTGACAGTGAAGCGCTGGTGCTGGCCGTTGGCACACCGGGCGACGACGCGACGCCGTTCATCATCCATAACCGCAAGCGCGAAGACTGCCGCATCACCGCTGCGCCGGCGCGTCTGGCTGCCGGCACGCTGGTGGTCGATCCGCAGACCGCCAAACGTCTTCAACTCAACGCTGGCGATCAAGTGCGCGCTGTGGCGTTGTCCGCTGCACGGGAGTCGAAATAA
- the astB gene encoding N-succinylarginine dihydrolase, which yields MKSYEVNFDGLVGPTHNYGGLSYGNVASQSNSQQSSNPKEAALQGLAKMKALMEMGFQQGVLAPQERPDVAALRRLGFSGTDAQVIERAAKEAMPLLVASCSASSMWVANAATVSPSADTADGRVHFTAANLNCKYHRSIEHPTTSRVLGAMFANQQHFAHHAALPAVAQFGDEGAANHTRFCREYGEAGVEFFVFGRSAFDNRFPAPQKYPARQTLEASQAVVRLHGLREEGVVYAQQNPNVIDQGVFHNDVIAVGNGEVLFYHEDAFLETDQMLAELQSKLAKVGGNFQSVCVPRSAVTVDDAVRSYLFNSQLLSRPDGSMLLIVPQECQANERVWAYLQSLTSSGGLIREVKVFDLKQSMQNGGGPACLRLRVALNETELAAVNPGVIMTPPLYGSLTAWVEKHYRDRLSETDLADPQLLLECRTALDELTQILKLGAVYPFQIN from the coding sequence ATGAAATCCTATGAAGTCAATTTTGACGGTCTAGTGGGGCCGACCCATAACTACGGTGGTCTGTCCTACGGCAACGTTGCCTCCCAGAGCAACAGCCAGCAGTCTTCGAATCCGAAGGAAGCGGCGCTGCAAGGCCTGGCGAAAATGAAAGCGCTGATGGAAATGGGCTTTCAGCAAGGTGTGCTGGCACCGCAGGAACGTCCGGACGTGGCCGCTCTGCGCCGTCTGGGTTTCAGCGGTACCGATGCGCAAGTGATCGAGCGCGCCGCCAAAGAAGCCATGCCGCTGCTGGTCGCCAGTTGCTCGGCATCGAGCATGTGGGTGGCCAACGCCGCCACGGTCAGCCCGAGTGCCGATACCGCTGATGGCCGCGTGCATTTCACCGCCGCCAACCTCAACTGCAAATACCACCGCAGCATCGAGCACCCGACCACCAGCCGTGTGCTCGGCGCGATGTTCGCCAATCAGCAGCACTTCGCCCATCACGCGGCATTGCCAGCGGTAGCGCAATTCGGTGACGAAGGCGCGGCCAACCACACACGTTTCTGCCGTGAATATGGCGAGGCGGGCGTCGAGTTCTTCGTGTTCGGTCGCAGTGCCTTCGACAACCGTTTCCCTGCGCCGCAAAAGTACCCGGCGCGCCAGACCCTCGAAGCGTCGCAAGCGGTAGTGCGTCTGCACGGTTTGCGTGAGGAGGGCGTGGTTTACGCCCAGCAAAACCCGAACGTGATCGATCAGGGCGTGTTCCACAACGACGTAATCGCCGTGGGCAATGGCGAGGTCTTGTTCTATCACGAGGACGCCTTCCTCGAGACCGATCAGATGCTGGCCGAGTTGCAAAGCAAGCTGGCCAAAGTCGGCGGCAACTTCCAGTCCGTGTGTGTGCCGCGTTCGGCAGTCACCGTGGATGACGCGGTACGTTCCTACCTGTTCAACAGCCAGTTGCTGTCGCGTCCTGATGGCTCGATGTTGCTGATCGTGCCGCAAGAGTGTCAGGCCAACGAACGCGTTTGGGCTTACCTGCAAAGCCTGACCAGCTCGGGCGGCCTGATCCGCGAAGTGAAAGTTTTCGATCTCAAGCAAAGCATGCAGAACGGCGGCGGCCCGGCGTGCCTGCGACTGCGCGTCGCGCTTAACGAAACTGAACTGGCAGCCGTCAACCCAGGGGTTATCATGACGCCACCGTTGTACGGTTCGTTGACCGCATGGGTTGAAAAGCACTACCGCGACCGCTTGAGCGAAACCGATCTGGCGGATCCGCAATTGCTGCTTGAATGCCGGACGGCACTGGATGAACTGACGCAAATCCTTAAACTGGGCGCGGTTTATCCATTCCAGATCAATTGA
- the aruF gene encoding arginine/ornithine succinyltransferase subunit alpha, whose protein sequence is MLVMRPAQMADLGEVQRLAADSPIGVTSLPDDVERLSDKIAASEASFAAEVSFNGEESYFFVLEDSTTGKLVGCSAIVASAGYSEPFYSFRNETFVHASRELKIHNKIHVLSQCHDLTGNSLLTSFYVQRELVGSPWSELNSRGRLLFVASHPERFADSVVTEIVGYSDENGDSPFWDAIGRNFFDLNYAEAERLCGLKSRTFLAELMPHYPIYVPLLPDSAQEAMGQVHPRAQITFDILMREGFETDHYIDIFDGGPTLHARVSGIRSIAQSRVVPVKIGEPVKGAGRQYLVANAQLQDYRAVLLELDYAPGKPVTLDLEAAEALGVGEGASVRLVAV, encoded by the coding sequence ATGCTGGTGATGCGCCCCGCGCAAATGGCTGATCTGGGCGAGGTACAGCGTCTGGCTGCGGACAGCCCGATTGGTGTCACTTCCTTGCCGGATGACGTGGAACGTCTGAGCGACAAGATTGCCGCGAGCGAAGCCTCGTTCGCTGCCGAAGTGAGTTTCAACGGTGAAGAGAGCTACTTCTTCGTCCTCGAAGATTCCACCACCGGAAAACTGGTCGGCTGCTCGGCCATCGTCGCTTCGGCCGGTTACTCGGAGCCGTTCTACAGCTTCCGCAACGAGACCTTCGTCCACGCTTCGCGCGAGCTGAAGATTCACAACAAGATCCACGTGCTTTCGCAGTGCCACGACCTGACCGGCAATAGCTTGCTGACCAGTTTCTACGTGCAGCGCGAGCTGGTCGGTTCGCCGTGGTCGGAACTCAACTCCCGTGGCCGTTTGCTGTTCGTTGCCAGCCACCCGGAGCGTTTCGCCGATTCGGTGGTCACCGAGATCGTCGGTTACAGCGACGAGAACGGCGACTCGCCATTCTGGGATGCGATCGGTCGCAACTTCTTCGACCTCAACTACGCCGAAGCCGAACGTCTGTGCGGGCTGAAAAGCCGTACGTTCCTCGCCGAGCTGATGCCGCATTACCCGATCTACGTACCGCTGCTGCCGGATTCCGCCCAAGAGGCGATGGGCCAGGTGCACCCGCGTGCGCAGATTACCTTCGACATCCTGATGCGCGAAGGCTTCGAGACCGATCACTACATCGACATTTTCGACGGTGGCCCGACCCTGCATGCGCGCGTTTCGGGGATCCGTTCGATCGCCCAGAGCCGCGTGGTGCCAGTGAAGATCGGCGAGCCGGTCAAAGGTGCCGGGCGTCAGTATCTGGTGGCCAACGCGCAGTTGCAGGATTACCGCGCGGTGCTGCTGGAACTGGATTACGCGCCGGGTAAACCGGTGACTCTGGATCTGGAAGCGGCCGAAGCCTTGGGCGTCGGTGAAGGTGCCAGCGTGCGCCTGGTGGCGGTTTAA
- the ltaE gene encoding low-specificity L-threonine aldolase: MSVIDLRSDTVTQPTPAMLDAMTAADTGDDVYGEDPTVNRLEAELAKRLGFATALFVPTGTMSNLLGLMAHCERGDEYVVGQQAHTYKYEGGGAAVLGSIQPQPLEVQADGSLDLDQVAAAIKPDDFHFARTRLLALENTMQGKVLPLEYLARARRFTQDNGLQLHLDGARLYNAAVKLGVDAREITQYFDSVSVCLSKGLGAPVGSVLCGSEQLIGKARRLRKMVGGGMRQAGLLAAAGLYALDHNVERLADDHANALLLAEGLREAGFIVEPVQTNMVYVQMGDKAEAIKAFAAERGIKLSAAARLRMVTHMNVNRSQIEQVIATFVEFSRK, translated from the coding sequence ATGAGCGTTATCGATCTTCGCAGCGACACCGTCACCCAACCGACTCCCGCCATGCTCGACGCGATGACCGCTGCGGACACCGGTGACGATGTGTACGGCGAAGATCCGACGGTCAATCGTCTGGAAGCCGAACTGGCCAAACGTCTGGGCTTTGCCACCGCGCTGTTCGTGCCGACCGGCACCATGAGCAACCTGCTGGGGTTGATGGCGCACTGCGAGCGCGGCGACGAATACGTCGTGGGTCAGCAGGCGCATACCTACAAGTACGAGGGCGGTGGCGCGGCAGTGCTCGGTTCGATCCAGCCGCAGCCGCTGGAAGTTCAGGCTGACGGCTCGCTGGATCTGGATCAGGTCGCCGCAGCGATCAAGCCTGATGACTTTCACTTCGCCCGAACCCGTCTGCTGGCGCTGGAAAACACCATGCAGGGCAAAGTCCTGCCGCTGGAATATCTGGCCCGGGCGCGCCGCTTCACTCAAGACAATGGCTTGCAACTGCACCTCGACGGCGCGCGCCTGTACAACGCGGCGGTCAAGTTGGGTGTCGATGCGCGGGAAATCACTCAGTACTTTGATTCGGTATCGGTGTGCCTGTCCAAAGGTCTTGGCGCGCCGGTTGGCTCGGTGTTGTGTGGTTCTGAGCAACTGATCGGCAAGGCTCGCCGTCTGCGCAAAATGGTCGGTGGTGGCATGCGTCAGGCCGGGCTGTTGGCGGCGGCGGGGCTTTATGCGCTGGATCACAACGTTGAGCGTCTGGCAGACGATCACGCCAATGCGCTATTGCTCGCCGAAGGTCTGCGTGAAGCAGGTTTCATCGTCGAACCCGTGCAAACCAACATGGTTTATGTGCAAATGGGCGACAAAGCCGAAGCGATCAAGGCGTTTGCCGCCGAACGCGGGATCAAATTGAGCGCCGCCGCGCGTCTGCGCATGGTCACGCACATGAACGTCAATCGCTCGCAAATCGAGCAAGTGATCGCGACATTCGTCGAGTTTTCGCGCAAGTGA
- a CDS encoding topoisomerase II, whose product MSDSLQLILEDTDGTQLETSCTRVAVMWQGKELWIQQDGRGQLLIGVDVEEGDAEYANLLLRPLATNLVSLQLEMEPADIGDDEDHVHGPDCNHDH is encoded by the coding sequence ATGAGCGATTCCCTGCAGCTGATCCTTGAAGACACCGACGGCACGCAACTGGAGACTTCCTGCACCCGCGTCGCGGTCATGTGGCAAGGCAAAGAGCTGTGGATCCAGCAGGACGGCCGCGGCCAACTGCTGATCGGCGTGGACGTTGAAGAAGGTGATGCCGAGTACGCCAACCTGCTGCTGCGCCCATTGGCGACTAATCTGGTAAGTCTGCAACTGGAAATGGAACCGGCTGACATCGGCGACGACGAAGACCACGTGCACGGCCCGGATTGCAATCACGATCACTAA
- the astD gene encoding succinylglutamate-semialdehyde dehydrogenase yields MMNSLYIAGEWLAGQGEAFQSLNPVTQQVLWSGEGATAAQVESAVQAARQAFPEWARRSLDERITVLEAFAAALKNHADELARTIGEETGKPLWESATEVTSMVNKIAISVQSYRERTGEKSGPLGDATAVLRHKPHGVVAVFGPYNFPGHLPNGHIVPALLAGNSVLFKPSELTPKVAELTVKCWIDAGLPAGVLNLLQGARETGIALAANPGIDGLFFTGSSRTGNHLHQQFAGRPDKILALEMGGNNPLVVDQVADLDAAVYTIIQSAFISAGQRCTCARRLLVPQGAWGDSLLKRLVEVSATIEVGAFDQQPAPFMGSVISLGAAKALMDAQEHLLANGAVSLLEMTQPQAQAALLTPGIVDVTAVAERPDEELFGPLLQVIRYVDFEAAITEANNTAYGLAAGLLSDSEARYQQFWLQSRAGIVNWNKQLTGAASSAPFGGVGASGNHRASAYYAADYCAYPVASLETPSLTLPAALTPGVKMA; encoded by the coding sequence ATAATGAATTCGCTATACATCGCAGGTGAGTGGCTGGCCGGTCAGGGCGAAGCTTTTCAATCGCTGAACCCGGTGACCCAGCAAGTGCTGTGGTCGGGGGAGGGCGCCACGGCGGCTCAGGTTGAGTCGGCTGTGCAGGCTGCGCGTCAGGCATTCCCGGAGTGGGCTCGTCGCTCGCTGGATGAGCGCATCACGGTTCTGGAAGCGTTCGCCGCCGCGCTGAAAAACCACGCTGACGAACTGGCCCGCACCATTGGTGAAGAGACCGGCAAGCCGCTGTGGGAATCCGCGACTGAAGTCACCAGCATGGTCAACAAGATCGCGATCTCGGTGCAGAGCTATCGCGAGCGTACCGGCGAGAAGAGCGGCCCGTTGGGCGACGCCACCGCCGTGCTGCGCCACAAGCCACACGGTGTGGTTGCGGTGTTCGGCCCTTACAACTTCCCCGGCCACTTGCCGAACGGTCACATCGTGCCGGCGCTGCTGGCGGGTAACAGCGTGCTGTTCAAGCCAAGTGAACTGACCCCGAAAGTCGCCGAGCTGACGGTCAAGTGCTGGATCGATGCGGGTCTGCCGGCAGGCGTTTTGAACCTGCTGCAAGGTGCTCGCGAAACCGGCATCGCGCTGGCGGCGAACCCGGGCATCGACGGTCTGTTCTTCACCGGTTCGAGCCGCACCGGCAATCACCTTCATCAGCAATTTGCCGGTCGTCCGGACAAGATTCTGGCGCTGGAAATGGGCGGCAACAACCCGCTGGTGGTTGATCAGGTCGCGGATCTGGATGCGGCGGTTTACACGATCATTCAGTCAGCCTTCATCTCTGCCGGTCAGCGTTGCACCTGTGCTCGGCGTCTGCTGGTGCCGCAAGGCGCGTGGGGCGACAGCCTGCTCAAGCGTCTGGTGGAAGTCAGCGCGACTATTGAGGTCGGCGCATTCGATCAGCAACCGGCGCCGTTCATGGGCTCGGTGATTTCCCTTGGCGCAGCGAAAGCGCTGATGGACGCTCAAGAACATCTGCTGGCCAACGGCGCGGTTTCGCTGCTGGAAATGACTCAGCCGCAAGCACAAGCCGCGTTGCTGACGCCGGGCATCGTTGATGTGACGGCGGTTGCCGAGCGTCCGGACGAAGAGCTGTTCGGCCCGTTGCTGCAGGTGATCCGCTATGTTGATTTTGAAGCGGCGATCACTGAGGCGAACAACACGGCTTATGGCTTGGCCGCTGGTTTGTTGTCGGATTCCGAAGCGCGTTATCAGCAGTTCTGGCTGCAAAGCCGTGCCGGCATCGTCAACTGGAACAAGCAACTGACCGGTGCTGCGAGCAGCGCGCCATTCGGTGGTGTCGGTGCATCGGGCAACCATCGCGCCAGCGCCTATTACGCAGCGGATTACTGCGCGTATCCGGTGGCGTCGCTGGAAACACCGAGCCTGACTTTGCCTGCAGCCCTTACGCCTGGCGTGAAAATGGCGTAA
- the alaS gene encoding alanine--tRNA ligase gives MKSAEIREAFLRFFEEQGHTRVASSSLIPGNDPTLLFTNAGMNQFKDCFLGQEKRAYTRATSSQKCVRAGGKNSDLENVGYTARHHTFFEMLGNFSFGDYFKKDAITYAWTFLTGVLQLPKEKLWVTVYASDDEAYDIWTKEIGVPVERMIRIGDNKGAPYASDNFWTMGDTGPCGPCTEIFYDHGDHIWGGPPGSPEEDGDRYIEIWNNVFMQFNRTADGVLHPLPAPSVDTGMGLERISAVMQHVNSNYDIDLFKNLLKASAEAIGCENGDQSSLKVVSDHIRSCGFLIADGVLPSNEGRGYVLRRIIRRACRHGNKLGATGSFFYKIVAALVAEMGEAFPELKKQQSNIERVLKAEEEQFSKTLEHGLKILEQDLLELKGTVVPGDVVFKLYDTYGFPMDLTADIARERSLTVDEAGFEREMEAQRVRARSASSFGLDYNTLVKVDVATEFTGYKDTSGSAKIVAIYKDGQSVDVLNEGEEAVIVLNQTPFYAESGGQIGDCGYLQAGSSRFDVRDTTKTGGAFLHHGVLDSGSLTIGAPVETHVDAEVRHATSLNHSATHLLHAALRQVLGEHVQQKGSLVDSQRLRFDFSHFEAIKPEQIKALEDIVNAEIRKNSAVETEETDIETAKNKGAMALFGEKYGDNVRVLSMGGDFSVELCGGIHANRTGDIGLLKIISEGGVASGVRRIEAVTGAAALAYLNAAEEQLKEAASLVKGSRDNLIDKLSAVLERNRQLEKQLEQLQAKAASAAGDDLSSSALDVKGVKVLAARLDGQDAKALLALVDQLKNKLGRAVILLGSVHEEKVVLVAGVTKDLTGQLKAGDLMKQAAAAVGGKGGGRPDMAQGGGIDAGALDGALALTVPFVEQGL, from the coding sequence ATGAAAAGCGCAGAAATCCGTGAAGCCTTCCTTCGCTTCTTCGAAGAGCAAGGCCACACCCGTGTAGCCTCCAGCTCTTTGATTCCGGGCAACGACCCAACCCTGCTGTTCACTAACGCGGGGATGAACCAGTTCAAGGACTGCTTCCTGGGCCAGGAAAAACGTGCGTACACCCGTGCAACCAGCAGCCAGAAATGCGTGCGTGCCGGTGGCAAGAACAGCGACCTGGAAAACGTCGGTTATACCGCTCGTCACCACACGTTCTTCGAAATGCTCGGTAACTTCAGCTTCGGTGACTATTTCAAGAAGGACGCGATTACTTACGCGTGGACCTTCCTGACCGGCGTTCTGCAACTGCCGAAGGAAAAACTCTGGGTCACCGTCTACGCCTCGGATGACGAAGCGTATGACATCTGGACCAAAGAAATCGGTGTACCGGTCGAGCGCATGATCCGCATCGGCGACAACAAAGGTGCGCCATACGCCTCCGACAACTTCTGGACCATGGGCGATACCGGCCCGTGCGGTCCTTGCACCGAGATTTTCTACGATCACGGCGACCACATCTGGGGCGGCCCACCGGGCTCGCCGGAAGAAGATGGCGACCGTTACATCGAGATATGGAACAACGTCTTCATGCAGTTCAACCGCACCGCCGATGGCGTGTTGCATCCGTTGCCAGCGCCGTCGGTCGACACCGGCATGGGCCTGGAGCGGATCAGCGCGGTGATGCAGCACGTCAATTCCAACTACGACATCGACCTGTTCAAGAACCTGCTGAAAGCCTCGGCTGAAGCCATCGGTTGCGAAAACGGCGACCAGTCTTCGCTGAAAGTCGTGTCTGACCACATCCGTTCGTGCGGTTTCCTGATCGCCGACGGCGTGCTGCCGTCCAACGAAGGTCGCGGCTATGTGCTGCGCCGGATCATCCGTCGCGCCTGCCGTCACGGTAACAAGCTGGGCGCTACCGGCAGCTTCTTCTACAAGATCGTTGCTGCACTGGTTGCCGAGATGGGCGAAGCCTTCCCGGAACTGAAGAAGCAGCAGAGCAACATCGAACGCGTGCTCAAGGCTGAAGAAGAGCAATTCTCCAAGACTCTGGAGCACGGCCTGAAAATCCTCGAGCAGGACCTGCTGGAACTCAAAGGCACCGTGGTGCCGGGCGACGTGGTGTTCAAACTCTACGACACCTACGGTTTCCCGATGGACCTGACCGCCGATATCGCCCGCGAGCGCAGCCTGACGGTCGACGAAGCCGGTTTCGAGCGTGAGATGGAAGCCCAACGTGTTCGTGCACGTTCGGCCAGCTCCTTCGGTCTGGACTACAACACCTTGGTCAAGGTTGATGTGGCCACCGAATTCACCGGCTACAAAGACACCAGCGGTTCGGCAAAAATCGTCGCTATCTATAAAGATGGCCAGTCGGTCGACGTCTTGAATGAAGGCGAAGAGGCGGTGATCGTTCTGAACCAGACGCCGTTCTACGCTGAATCCGGCGGCCAGATCGGCGACTGCGGTTATCTGCAGGCCGGCAGCAGCCGTTTCGACGTGCGCGATACCACCAAAACCGGCGGCGCCTTCCTGCATCACGGTGTGCTGGATTCGGGCAGCCTGACCATCGGCGCGCCAGTGGAAACCCACGTCGATGCCGAGGTGCGTCACGCGACTTCGCTGAACCACTCGGCCACGCACTTGCTGCACGCGGCACTGCGCCAGGTACTGGGTGAGCACGTTCAGCAGAAAGGTTCGTTGGTGGATAGCCAGCGTCTGCGCTTCGACTTCAGCCACTTTGAAGCGATCAAGCCTGAGCAGATCAAGGCGCTGGAAGACATCGTCAACGCTGAGATTCGCAAGAACTCCGCGGTTGAAACCGAAGAAACCGACATCGAAACCGCGAAGAACAAAGGCGCGATGGCGCTGTTCGGCGAGAAGTACGGCGACAATGTGCGCGTGCTGAGCATGGGTGGTGATTTCTCCGTCGAGCTGTGCGGCGGTATCCACGCCAACCGTACCGGCGACATCGGCCTGCTGAAAATCATCAGTGAAGGCGGTGTGGCTTCGGGCGTGCGTCGTATCGAGGCAGTCACTGGTGCTGCGGCACTGGCCTACTTGAACGCGGCAGAAGAACAACTCAAGGAAGCGGCCAGCCTGGTCAAGGGCAGCCGCGACAACCTGATCGACAAGCTGTCGGCTGTGCTGGAGCGCAACCGCCAACTGGAGAAGCAACTCGAGCAGTTGCAAGCCAAGGCTGCCAGTGCTGCGGGTGACGATCTGTCGTCCTCTGCGCTGGACGTCAAAGGCGTGAAGGTCTTGGCCGCACGTCTGGATGGTCAGGACGCCAAGGCGCTGCTGGCGCTGGTTGATCAACTGAAAAACAAACTCGGCCGCGCAGTGATCCTGCTCGGCAGTGTCCATGAGGAAAAGGTCGTACTGGTTGCAGGCGTAACCAAGGACCTGACTGGCCAACTCAAAGCCGGTGATTTGATGAAGCAGGCTGCTGCGGCAGTGGGCGGGAAGGGCGGTGGTCGTCCGGACATGGCGCAGGGCGGCGGTATTGACGCCGGCGCACTGGATGG
- a CDS encoding 6,7-dimethyl-8-ribityllumazine synthase, translating to MQPTAIDSKSKHPHGERVAFIQACWHKEIVDQSRKGFVAEMIALGYQESDIDIFEVGGAFEMPLHAKLLAKTGRYAGIVAAALVVDGGIYRHEFVAQSVVSGLMQVQLETEVPVFSVSLTPHHFHAGDEHQKFFFEHFVHKGQEAARTCADTLQKVRALRRTEPRAVAV from the coding sequence ATGCAACCCACCGCTATCGACAGCAAAAGCAAACACCCTCATGGCGAGCGCGTCGCGTTCATCCAGGCCTGCTGGCACAAGGAAATCGTCGACCAGAGCCGTAAAGGCTTCGTCGCCGAAATGATCGCACTGGGTTATCAGGAATCGGACATCGATATCTTCGAAGTCGGCGGCGCCTTTGAAATGCCCCTGCACGCCAAGTTGCTGGCCAAGACCGGTCGTTACGCCGGCATCGTCGCCGCAGCCCTGGTCGTGGACGGCGGCATCTACCGTCACGAGTTCGTCGCTCAGTCGGTGGTCAGCGGCCTGATGCAGGTCCAACTGGAAACCGAAGTGCCGGTGTTCTCGGTATCCCTGACGCCGCATCACTTCCATGCTGGCGACGAGCATCAGAAGTTCTTCTTTGAGCACTTTGTGCACAAGGGTCAGGAAGCGGCGCGGACTTGCGCGGATACGCTGCAAAAAGTTCGGGCGTTGCGTCGTACAGAGCCGCGTGCTGTAGCGGTCTGA
- the astE gene encoding succinylglutamate desuccinylase encodes MLALGKLLELTLAGREPAEKTQLTVEGVRMRWLSEGALEVRPPEARDNGLDLLLSAGIHGNETAPIELLDRLLHDIARGDLKPRARILFLFGNPEAIRKGERFVEQDVNRLFNGRHEQSSGSEALRACELERLAASFFSLPDRQRLHYDLHTAIRGSKIEQFALYPWREGRQHSRLELARLRAAGMEAVLLQNKPSIVFSSYTYDKLGAEAFTLELGKARPFGQNDGVNVSLLETRLKQIIEGTEPEMAEAQLDGLQLFSVAREIIKHSDAFRLNLPQDIENFSELEVGYVLAEDLANTRWIIEEEGARIIFPNPKVKNGLRAGILIVPTTDENLA; translated from the coding sequence ATGCTCGCCCTCGGCAAACTGCTTGAACTGACCCTCGCCGGCCGCGAACCGGCGGAGAAGACTCAACTGACTGTCGAAGGCGTGCGCATGCGCTGGTTGAGCGAAGGTGCGCTGGAAGTCCGGCCACCGGAAGCGCGCGACAATGGCCTGGACCTGCTGCTGTCGGCAGGCATCCACGGCAACGAAACAGCGCCAATCGAGTTGCTCGATCGGTTGCTCCACGACATCGCTCGCGGCGATTTGAAACCGCGCGCACGTATTCTGTTCTTGTTCGGCAACCCGGAAGCGATTCGCAAAGGCGAGCGTTTCGTCGAGCAGGACGTCAATCGGCTGTTCAACGGCCGTCATGAACAAAGCAGTGGCTCAGAAGCGCTGCGTGCCTGTGAGCTGGAACGTTTGGCGGCGAGCTTCTTCAGCCTGCCGGATCGCCAGCGTCTGCACTACGACCTGCACACGGCGATTCGCGGCTCGAAGATCGAGCAGTTCGCGCTGTATCCGTGGAGGGAGGGTCGCCAGCATTCGCGTCTTGAACTGGCACGTCTGCGCGCTGCCGGGATGGAAGCGGTGCTGTTGCAGAACAAACCGTCGATCGTGTTCAGCTCGTACACCTACGACAAGCTCGGTGCCGAGGCTTTCACGCTGGAACTGGGCAAGGCGCGGCCATTCGGGCAGAACGACGGGGTTAACGTTTCGCTGCTGGAAACCCGTCTGAAGCAGATCATCGAAGGTACTGAGCCAGAGATGGCTGAAGCGCAGCTGGATGGTTTGCAACTGTTCAGCGTCGCCCGGGAAATCATCAAGCACAGTGATGCGTTCCGCCTGAACCTGCCGCAGGACATCGAAAACTTTTCAGAGTTGGAGGTGGGTTACGTGCTGGCCGAGGATCTGGCCAATACCCGGTGGATCATCGAGGAAGAGGGCGCGAGGATCATTTTCCCCAATCCGAAGGTCAAGAACGGCCTGCGCGCGGGCATCCTGATCGTCCCGACCACCGACGAAAATCTCGCCTGA